One genomic window of Micrococcus flavus includes the following:
- a CDS encoding DUF4232 domain-containing protein, protein MDEPDDRPVVPFAALDDDARRALLRLPASDAGGEGACGPADVRAALVFEDAALGHRYGTITITNAGAEPCSLRGYPGLGARGAYGHRFTPEVQQLPFTEGFQHGDEGAVATDLRVPAGGAAQVRIEWSGALGGAESEPLGDLVLQLHADQPPLRVEDAEREAADIGAFTSLRVGPFSLR, encoded by the coding sequence GTGGACGAGCCGGACGATCGGCCGGTCGTGCCCTTCGCCGCCCTCGACGACGACGCCCGGCGGGCGCTGCTGCGGCTTCCCGCCTCGGACGCCGGCGGGGAGGGCGCCTGCGGGCCGGCGGACGTACGGGCGGCGCTGGTCTTCGAGGACGCGGCCCTGGGGCACCGCTACGGGACCATCACGATCACGAACGCCGGCGCCGAGCCGTGCTCCCTGCGCGGGTACCCCGGCCTCGGAGCCCGGGGCGCGTACGGCCACCGCTTCACCCCCGAGGTCCAGCAGCTGCCCTTCACCGAGGGGTTCCAGCACGGCGACGAGGGGGCCGTCGCCACGGACCTGCGGGTCCCGGCCGGCGGCGCGGCGCAGGTGCGGATCGAGTGGTCGGGGGCCCTCGGCGGGGCCGAGAGCGAGCCCCTGGGCGACCTCGTGCTGCAGCTGCACGCCGACCAGCCGCCCCTGCGCGTCGAGGACGCCGAGCGCGAGGCCGCCGACATCGGGGCGTTCACGAGCCTGCGGGTGGGGCCGTTCTCGCTCAGGTGA
- the dtd gene encoding D-aminoacyl-tRNA deacylase encodes MRAVLQRARSASVTVAGEVVGSFEGAGLVILLGVSTQDTGAEADALAAKVATLRMLDGEASLVSAGAPALVVSQFTLYGDVRKGRRPSWTGAARPEHAEPLYERFAAGLEAEGVRVERGVFGAQMDIALVNDGPFTLVVDTSDLAGPRRG; translated from the coding sequence ATGAGAGCCGTCCTGCAGCGCGCCCGATCCGCCTCCGTCACCGTCGCCGGGGAGGTGGTCGGCTCCTTCGAGGGCGCCGGGCTGGTGATCCTGCTCGGGGTGAGCACGCAGGACACCGGCGCCGAGGCCGACGCCCTGGCGGCCAAGGTGGCCACCCTGCGGATGCTCGACGGCGAGGCCTCGCTCGTCAGCGCCGGTGCGCCCGCGCTCGTGGTCAGCCAGTTCACGCTCTACGGGGACGTCCGCAAGGGCCGTCGCCCCTCCTGGACCGGCGCCGCCCGCCCGGAGCACGCCGAGCCGCTGTACGAGCGGTTCGCCGCGGGGCTCGAGGCGGAGGGCGTGCGCGTGGAGCGGGGGGTGTTCGGGGCGCAGATGGACATCGCCCTCGTCAACGACGGCCCCTTCACGCTCGTCGTGGACACCTCCGACCTCGCCGGGCCGCGGCGCGGATGA
- a CDS encoding MFS transporter — MLTITPAAAAPGGRPPRGAARWLLASNGLDAAGRSATGIVVEVLAVLVLGAGAMQMGVLGMLGTLGYLVFGIPVGVLVDRHLSPRLLVAAGFVKGGLLATVLVALALDALTFWHLAAASALVGVAAVVSETAQTALVPRTVPRDAVPRQIARLESADSALGIIVPAGTGLLVAAAGAGPALAVAVVCTAAAALAALRVRMGPPPSREEPADVEDGADGPSSAGAAWRALFADAGAGWRAVRRTPVLWWLSLGSMTANAGMSAFAAIEPLFVLDTLGLSPVFLGMVAGVGSAAALVGSLLVTPFAARVGQRGAVLTAQAALVASVALHVAAFLDQGRAAAWLLAGGALWGVAIVVNNVTQQSVAARVSSPEVLGRVMAFRRTLTMGVVPGAMLGGGALGAVAGPGAVLAAWLGLAVVGAVLAAVAVRSLPAAGDGTARRRRVRGGA; from the coding sequence ATGCTCACGATCACCCCCGCCGCGGCCGCGCCTGGAGGCCGGCCGCCGCGCGGGGCGGCGCGCTGGCTGCTCGCCTCCAACGGGCTCGACGCCGCCGGACGGTCGGCGACGGGGATCGTCGTGGAGGTGCTGGCCGTCCTCGTCCTGGGCGCCGGCGCGATGCAGATGGGCGTGCTCGGCATGCTGGGCACGCTCGGGTACCTCGTGTTCGGGATTCCGGTGGGCGTCCTCGTGGACCGGCACCTCAGCCCGCGCCTGCTCGTGGCGGCGGGCTTCGTCAAGGGCGGCCTGCTGGCCACGGTGCTCGTCGCGCTGGCCCTGGACGCGCTGACGTTCTGGCACCTGGCCGCGGCCTCGGCCCTGGTGGGCGTGGCTGCGGTGGTGTCCGAGACGGCACAGACGGCGCTCGTGCCCCGCACCGTCCCCCGGGACGCGGTGCCCCGGCAGATCGCGCGGCTGGAGTCGGCCGACTCGGCGCTGGGCATCATCGTCCCGGCCGGCACCGGCCTGCTCGTCGCGGCGGCGGGCGCCGGGCCCGCCCTGGCCGTGGCCGTCGTCTGCACGGCGGCGGCGGCGCTGGCCGCGCTGCGCGTCCGGATGGGTCCGCCCCCGTCGAGGGAGGAGCCCGCCGACGTCGAGGACGGCGCCGACGGCCCCTCGTCGGCCGGCGCCGCGTGGCGCGCGCTGTTCGCCGACGCGGGCGCCGGCTGGCGGGCGGTGCGGCGCACCCCGGTGCTGTGGTGGCTCAGCCTCGGCTCCATGACGGCGAACGCCGGCATGAGCGCCTTCGCGGCAATCGAGCCCCTGTTCGTGCTGGACACGCTCGGGCTCTCACCGGTGTTCCTGGGCATGGTGGCCGGGGTGGGCTCCGCGGCCGCGCTGGTCGGCTCGCTCCTCGTGACCCCGTTCGCCGCCCGCGTGGGCCAGCGCGGCGCCGTGCTGACGGCGCAGGCCGCATTGGTCGCGTCCGTGGCCCTGCACGTGGCGGCGTTCCTGGACCAGGGGCGCGCGGCCGCGTGGCTGCTGGCCGGCGGCGCGCTGTGGGGCGTGGCGATCGTGGTGAACAATGTCACCCAGCAGTCGGTGGCCGCCCGCGTCAGCTCTCCGGAGGTGCTCGGTCGGGTCATGGCGTTCCGGCGCACCCTGACCATGGGCGTCGTGCCCGGGGCCATGCTGGGCGGCGGCGCGCTCGGTGCGGTCGCCGGCCCGGGTGCGGTGCTCGCCGCGTGGCTGGGCCTCGCCGTCGTCGGGGCCGTCCTGGCCGCCGTCGCCGTGCGGAGCCTGCCCGCGGCGGGCGACGGGACTGCGCGCCGTCGTCGTGTCCGGGGCGGGGCCTAG
- a CDS encoding replication-associated recombination protein A: MADLFSAAHESDDDAPAGTVARPHASAPLAVRMRPRTLDEVLGQAHLKRPGSPLRKLTEPSAAGQAAGPSSIVLYGPPGIGKTTIAHVIARAEGRTFRELSAITAGVKDVRQVMEQAQRERDLYDRTTVLFLDEIHRFSKAQQDALLPGVENRWVVLVAATTENPSFSVIAPLLSRSLLLTLRPLDDADLAALVDRAVADERGLNGAVTLTPGARDYVVRMAGGDARRALTVLEAAAGVGLDRAAAAASEADGGSPAGPVEVTEEDAAQAMDHQVQRYDKDGDQHYDVISAFIKSIRGSDVDASLHYLARMLEAGEDPRFIARRLIISASEDVGMADPTALQTAVAAAQAVQLIGMPEGRIILAQAVTHLATAPKSNASYTAVDEAIADVRAGRGGPVPAPLRDSHYPGASALGHGEGYVYSHDEPHAVARQQYAPDPLVGKDYYRPKPIGAEKRLVDQVAALRRITRGE, translated from the coding sequence ATGGCTGACCTCTTCTCCGCGGCGCACGAGTCCGACGACGACGCCCCCGCCGGCACGGTCGCTCGCCCGCACGCCTCGGCCCCGCTGGCGGTGCGGATGCGCCCGCGCACGCTGGACGAGGTCCTGGGCCAGGCGCACCTGAAGCGTCCCGGCTCCCCGCTGCGCAAGCTCACCGAGCCCTCCGCCGCCGGCCAGGCCGCGGGGCCGAGCTCGATCGTGCTCTACGGCCCGCCCGGCATCGGCAAGACCACGATCGCCCACGTGATCGCCCGCGCGGAGGGCCGCACCTTCCGGGAGCTGTCCGCCATCACCGCCGGCGTCAAGGACGTGCGCCAGGTGATGGAGCAGGCCCAGCGGGAGCGCGACCTCTACGACCGCACCACGGTCCTCTTCCTCGACGAGATCCACCGATTCTCCAAGGCCCAGCAGGACGCGCTGCTGCCGGGCGTGGAGAACAGGTGGGTGGTCCTCGTGGCCGCCACCACGGAGAACCCCTCCTTCTCCGTGATCGCGCCGCTGCTCTCCCGGTCCCTGCTGCTGACCCTGCGCCCCCTCGACGACGCCGACCTCGCCGCGCTCGTGGACCGCGCCGTCGCGGACGAGCGGGGGCTGAACGGGGCCGTGACCCTCACCCCCGGCGCCCGCGACTACGTGGTCCGGATGGCCGGTGGCGACGCGCGGCGGGCCCTCACCGTGCTCGAGGCCGCGGCCGGCGTCGGGCTGGACCGCGCGGCGGCCGCCGCGTCCGAAGCCGACGGGGGCTCCCCGGCGGGCCCGGTCGAGGTCACCGAGGAGGACGCCGCCCAGGCGATGGACCACCAGGTGCAGCGCTACGACAAGGACGGCGACCAGCACTACGACGTCATCAGCGCGTTCATCAAGTCCATCCGCGGCTCGGACGTGGACGCCTCGCTCCACTACCTGGCGCGCATGCTCGAGGCGGGGGAGGACCCCCGGTTCATCGCCCGGCGCCTGATCATCTCCGCCTCCGAGGACGTCGGCATGGCCGACCCCACGGCCCTGCAGACCGCCGTGGCCGCCGCGCAGGCGGTGCAGCTGATCGGCATGCCCGAGGGGCGGATCATCCTGGCGCAGGCCGTCACCCACCTGGCCACCGCGCCCAAGTCCAACGCCTCCTACACGGCGGTGGACGAGGCGATCGCCGACGTCCGTGCCGGCCGCGGCGGGCCCGTGCCGGCGCCTCTGCGGGACTCCCACTACCCCGGGGCGTCCGCCCTCGGCCACGGCGAGGGGTACGTCTACAGCCACGACGAGCCCCACGCCGTCGCGCGCCAGCAGTACGCACCGGACCCGCTGGTGGGCAAGGACTACTACCGCCCCAAGCCGATCGGCGCCGAGAAGCGCCTCGTGGACCAGGTGGCGGCGCTGCGCAGGATCACCCGCGGGGAGTGA
- a CDS encoding general stress protein, with protein MSQQQPYAQDPHSTAPATTADAAYAGGPLGAADHRVLESVPDYARAQAIVDQLSDAGFPVEHVRIVGTGLRTVEQVLGRMTTGKAAGRGAVQGLWFGLLLGLLFSIFSPGFGFLWILLISLGLGALWGAVFGAIGHAATRGRRDFSSLQTMDAASYEVQVEAAHLDRARQTLGAGPAAPRA; from the coding sequence ATGTCCCAGCAGCAGCCCTACGCCCAGGACCCCCACAGCACCGCCCCCGCCACGACCGCCGACGCCGCCTACGCGGGCGGCCCGCTGGGCGCGGCCGACCACCGCGTCCTGGAGTCCGTGCCGGACTACGCCCGCGCGCAGGCGATCGTGGACCAGCTCTCCGACGCCGGCTTCCCCGTCGAGCACGTGCGGATCGTCGGCACGGGGCTGCGCACCGTGGAGCAGGTCCTCGGCCGGATGACCACCGGGAAGGCCGCCGGTCGCGGCGCCGTGCAGGGCCTCTGGTTCGGCCTGCTGCTCGGCCTGCTGTTCTCGATCTTCTCCCCGGGCTTCGGGTTCCTCTGGATCCTGCTCATCTCCCTGGGCCTCGGCGCCCTGTGGGGTGCCGTCTTCGGGGCGATCGGCCACGCCGCGACCCGCGGCCGCCGCGACTTCAGCTCCCTGCAGACCATGGACGCCGCCTCGTACGAGGTGCAGGTGGAGGCCGCCCACCTCGATCGGGCCCGCCAGACCCTGGGCGCCGGCCCGGCCGCCCCGCGCGCCTGA
- the rpsD gene encoding 30S ribosomal protein S4 — protein MAGRPGSSPLDPCASTATDPRDKPHPCRTSRKVRTTMSGNLRTRRTVRHSRALGIALTPKAEKYMERRPYGPGQHGRARRKQDSDYAVRLKEKQRLRAQYNIREAQMRRYFEEAKRTAGLTGENLVELLEMRLDALVLRAGFARTIQQARQLVVHRHIMVDGKRVDIPSFRVKEGQMIHVHERSEKMVPFQLAAAGAHQQVLPATPGYLTVEIEKLRATLTRRPKRSEVPVTCEEQLVVEYYAR, from the coding sequence ATCGCGGGGAGGCCAGGTTCGAGTCCCCTTGACCCGTGCGCGAGCACGGCGACGGACCCTCGAGACAAACCCCATCCGTGCCGCACGTCAAGGAAAGTGAGGACCACCATGAGTGGCAACCTTCGCACCCGCCGCACCGTCCGGCACTCGCGCGCCCTGGGCATCGCCCTGACCCCCAAGGCCGAGAAGTACATGGAGCGCCGCCCGTACGGCCCCGGCCAGCACGGCCGCGCCCGTCGCAAGCAGGACTCCGACTACGCGGTGCGCCTGAAGGAGAAGCAGCGTCTGCGCGCTCAGTACAACATCCGCGAGGCGCAGATGCGTCGCTACTTCGAGGAGGCCAAGCGCACCGCCGGCCTGACCGGTGAGAACCTGGTCGAGCTCCTCGAGATGCGCCTGGACGCCCTCGTGCTGCGCGCCGGCTTCGCCCGCACCATCCAGCAGGCCCGCCAGCTCGTCGTGCACCGCCACATCATGGTGGACGGCAAGCGCGTGGACATCCCCTCGTTCCGCGTGAAGGAGGGCCAGATGATCCACGTGCACGAGCGCTCGGAGAAGATGGTGCCCTTCCAGCTGGCCGCCGCCGGCGCCCACCAGCAGGTCCTGCCCGCCACCCCGGGCTACCTGACCGTGGAGATCGAGAAGCTCCGCGCCACCCTGACGCGTCGCCCGAAGCGCTCCGAGGTCCCCGTGACCTGCGAGGAGCAGCTCGTGGTCGAGTACTACGCGCGCTGA
- the alaS gene encoding alanine--tRNA ligase, translating into MKSHEIARRWTAYFEQRGHLAVPSASLVSPDPSLLFTVAGMVPFIPYFLGEQTPPAPRAVSVQKCIRTADIEEVGKTVRHGTFFQMCGNFSFGDYFKEKAIPLAWELLTTPVADGGFGLDPDRLWVTVYEEDDEAARIWREDVGVPAERIQRMGTADNYWNTGQPGPGGPCSEIFYDRGPEYGAEGGPAADDTRYIEIWNLVFMQYRLSQVRSKDDFDVAGELQNKNIDTGLGLERLAMILQGVENMYETDQVRPVLDRAAELAGREYSSTEDPSDPHYEDDVRLRMVADHVRSALMLIGDGVTPGNEGRGYVLRRLIRRVVRALRLMGVTEPVFPELLPVSRDAMSGAYPVVAEEFDRISRIAYAEEKAFLRTIAAGTARLDSALAQARDAGAGVAGADAFELHDTYGFPIELTLEIAEEAGVAVDQEGFRALMAEQRDRARADAKAKKSGHGDTAVYQRLRAEGQTHFTGYTEHTTESVVRGLLAGGEEVVSAGAGQEVELILDATPFYAESGGQAADTGLITGDGFTLEVLDVQAPVKGLSVHRVRVAEGEVPVGADAVGRIDLQRRLDGEKAHSGTHLVHAALHQVLGPEATQSGSFNKEGYLRFDFRWAEAVSAMARSEIEDVVNIAIRDDHQVLTQEMSLDEARRMGAMSLFGEKYGDRVRVVEIDGAWSRELCGGTHVGRTAQIGSLTLLGEQSVGSGNRRVEALVGLDSFRHLAAERSLVSDLSEMFKAPADQLKDRIAATMDRLKAAEKQVAELQAKALQAQAGQLAAQARPETTTSGTSVSVLTHHVGEVAGDQLRSLVLDLRARLENAAGNAAGTAVLVALTGEAKGRPLVVVATNEAARAAGLKAGAMVKTATGVLGGGGGGKDDVAQGGGQDASAVPQALDAVRAAVRDA; encoded by the coding sequence ATGAAGTCCCACGAGATCGCCCGCCGCTGGACGGCCTACTTCGAGCAGCGCGGCCACCTGGCCGTGCCCTCGGCCTCCCTGGTCTCCCCGGACCCCTCGCTGCTGTTCACCGTGGCCGGCATGGTCCCGTTCATCCCGTACTTCCTGGGGGAGCAGACCCCTCCCGCGCCCCGCGCCGTGTCCGTGCAGAAGTGCATCCGCACCGCGGACATCGAGGAGGTCGGCAAGACCGTCCGCCACGGCACGTTCTTCCAGATGTGCGGCAACTTCTCCTTCGGTGACTACTTCAAGGAGAAGGCCATCCCGCTGGCCTGGGAGCTGCTGACCACTCCGGTGGCGGACGGCGGGTTCGGCCTGGACCCCGACCGCCTCTGGGTCACCGTGTACGAGGAGGACGACGAGGCCGCGCGCATCTGGCGTGAGGACGTCGGCGTGCCCGCCGAGCGCATCCAGCGCATGGGCACGGCGGACAACTACTGGAACACCGGCCAGCCCGGCCCCGGCGGCCCCTGCTCTGAGATCTTCTACGACCGCGGCCCGGAGTACGGCGCGGAGGGCGGGCCCGCGGCGGACGACACCCGCTACATCGAGATCTGGAACCTCGTGTTCATGCAGTACCGGCTCTCCCAGGTGCGCTCGAAGGACGACTTCGACGTGGCCGGCGAGCTGCAGAACAAGAACATCGACACGGGCCTCGGCCTCGAGCGCCTCGCCATGATCCTCCAGGGCGTGGAGAACATGTACGAGACGGACCAGGTCCGCCCCGTGCTCGACCGCGCCGCGGAGCTGGCCGGCCGCGAGTACTCCTCCACCGAGGACCCGTCCGACCCGCACTACGAGGACGACGTGCGCCTGCGCATGGTGGCCGACCACGTCCGCTCGGCCCTGATGCTGATCGGCGACGGCGTGACCCCCGGCAACGAGGGCCGCGGCTACGTGCTGCGCCGCCTGATCCGCCGCGTGGTGCGCGCCCTGCGCCTCATGGGCGTCACCGAGCCGGTGTTCCCCGAGCTGCTGCCGGTGTCCCGCGACGCGATGTCCGGCGCCTACCCCGTGGTGGCCGAGGAGTTCGACCGCATCTCCCGCATCGCGTATGCCGAGGAGAAGGCGTTCCTGCGCACGATCGCCGCGGGCACCGCCCGCCTCGACTCCGCCCTCGCCCAGGCCCGCGACGCCGGCGCGGGCGTGGCCGGCGCGGACGCGTTCGAGCTGCACGACACCTACGGCTTCCCGATCGAGCTGACCCTCGAGATCGCGGAGGAGGCCGGCGTCGCCGTGGACCAGGAGGGCTTCCGCGCCCTGATGGCCGAGCAGCGCGACCGCGCCCGCGCGGACGCCAAGGCCAAGAAGTCCGGCCACGGCGACACCGCCGTGTACCAGCGGCTGCGCGCCGAGGGCCAGACGCATTTCACCGGCTACACCGAGCACACCACCGAGTCCGTGGTCCGCGGCCTGCTGGCCGGCGGCGAGGAGGTCGTGTCCGCGGGGGCCGGCCAGGAGGTCGAGCTCATCCTGGACGCCACGCCGTTCTACGCCGAGTCCGGCGGCCAGGCCGCCGACACCGGCCTGATCACGGGCGACGGGTTCACCCTCGAGGTCCTCGACGTCCAGGCGCCGGTCAAGGGCCTGTCCGTGCACAGGGTGCGCGTGGCCGAGGGCGAGGTGCCCGTGGGCGCCGACGCCGTCGGCCGGATCGACCTGCAGCGCCGCCTGGACGGTGAGAAGGCGCACTCCGGCACGCACCTGGTGCACGCCGCGCTGCACCAGGTCCTCGGCCCGGAGGCCACGCAGTCCGGCTCCTTCAACAAGGAGGGCTACCTGCGCTTCGACTTCCGCTGGGCGGAGGCCGTGTCCGCCATGGCGCGCTCGGAGATCGAGGACGTCGTGAACATCGCCATTCGGGACGACCACCAGGTCCTCACCCAGGAGATGTCCCTGGACGAGGCCCGGAGGATGGGCGCGATGTCCCTGTTCGGCGAGAAGTACGGTGACCGGGTGCGCGTCGTGGAGATCGACGGCGCGTGGTCCCGCGAGCTCTGCGGCGGCACCCACGTGGGGCGCACCGCCCAGATCGGCTCACTGACCCTGCTGGGCGAGCAGTCCGTGGGCTCGGGCAACCGGCGCGTCGAGGCCCTCGTGGGCCTGGACTCCTTCCGCCACCTCGCCGCCGAACGGAGCCTGGTCTCCGACCTCTCGGAGATGTTCAAGGCGCCCGCGGACCAGCTCAAGGACCGCATCGCGGCCACCATGGACCGGCTCAAGGCCGCCGAGAAGCAGGTGGCCGAGCTCCAGGCGAAGGCCCTGCAGGCCCAGGCCGGCCAGCTGGCCGCCCAGGCGCGCCCGGAGACGACGACGTCCGGGACGTCCGTCTCCGTGCTCACCCACCACGTGGGCGAGGTGGCCGGCGACCAGCTCCGCTCCCTCGTGCTCGACCTGCGCGCCCGCCTCGAGAACGCCGCCGGGAACGCGGCCGGCACCGCCGTGCTCGTCGCCCTGACCGGCGAGGCCAAGGGGCGCCCGCTCGTCGTCGTCGCCACCAACGAGGCCGCGCGCGCCGCCGGCCTCAAGGCCGGCGCCATGGTCAAGACCGCCACCGGCGTGCTCGGCGGCGGCGGCGGCGGCAAGGACGACGTCGCCCAGGGCGGCGGCCAGGACGCCTCCGCCGTGCCGCAGGCCCTCGACGCCGTCCGCGCCGCCGTGCGGGACGCCTGA
- the ruvX gene encoding Holliday junction resolvase RuvX yields the protein MDAAHGRPAPDPTGPADGPGADAVVRGRMLAVDVGRARVGLAASDPDGLVATPVATLRRDVRGRRDLDELAGHAAELDVVAVVVGLPLNLRGEHTPSTDDALAYAAAVRERLARDGRHVPVRLVDERLSTVTAQAGLHRAGRRVKDSRDVIDQAAAVAILQSALDEQRRTGTWAGAPAEEETDR from the coding sequence GTGGACGCCGCGCACGGCCGACCCGCCCCCGACCCGACCGGTCCCGCCGACGGGCCGGGGGCGGACGCCGTGGTCCGCGGGCGCATGCTCGCGGTGGACGTCGGACGTGCCCGGGTGGGGCTCGCGGCCTCCGACCCCGACGGGCTCGTGGCCACCCCCGTGGCCACGCTCCGCCGCGACGTGCGCGGCCGGCGCGACCTCGACGAGCTCGCCGGCCACGCCGCGGAGCTGGACGTCGTGGCCGTGGTGGTGGGCCTGCCGCTGAACCTGCGCGGGGAGCACACCCCGTCCACGGACGACGCCCTCGCCTACGCCGCGGCCGTCCGCGAGCGCCTGGCCCGGGACGGTCGGCACGTGCCCGTCCGGCTCGTGGACGAGCGCCTGAGCACGGTGACGGCCCAGGCGGGCCTGCACCGGGCCGGGCGCCGGGTCAAGGACAGCCGGGACGTGATCGACCAGGCCGCCGCCGTGGCCATCCTGCAGTCCGCGCTCGACGAGCAGCGGCGGACCGGCACGTGGGCCGGCGCGCCCGCCGAGGAGGAGACCGACCGATGA
- a CDS encoding endolytic transglycosylase MltG, whose product MSTPPETPHWHDEEPDDDLDVFSFVHHDDEDADGGDPADRTGSGRGEAGRDGGDAVDADGAAAGAARPRRALGVGGPRGRLRAGLAGASARTRDAVARVAPARGRASGAAPAAGHGAYARGGRSGRGLRTALVLGLVALAVVVGAAWLTRGLFAPADRPEASGEDVTFTVRPGEDLGSIAARLDERGIVASDRAVLAAAEEAGETSVGAGDYVLRERMPAADALAVLQGRADGAAHYVLVGRGQWLDEALDALAESTGIPRAEFDAAAADPTAYGVPAEAPSLEGWLDPGEHYPPVDAGAEDILAELVKPRLAFLEQHGVTDPAEQQRVVTVASILEAEALPKDYPRVAGVIENRLADVDAETRGLLQVDSTVNYGLGRRNLQFTSAQRADESNPYNTYQHRGLPPGPIGMPSDAAVEGALDPVPSEDLYWVTVDIATGRTEFSQTYEQHREYQEQFRRYCAQNPEICS is encoded by the coding sequence ATGAGCACCCCGCCCGAGACTCCGCACTGGCACGACGAGGAGCCCGACGACGACCTCGACGTGTTCTCCTTCGTGCACCACGACGACGAGGACGCGGACGGGGGCGACCCCGCGGACCGCACCGGGTCCGGACGTGGCGAGGCCGGCCGGGACGGGGGCGACGCCGTCGACGCGGACGGTGCCGCCGCGGGGGCCGCGCGTCCCCGCCGGGCGCTCGGCGTCGGCGGGCCGCGGGGGCGGCTGCGCGCCGGTCTGGCCGGGGCGTCCGCGCGCACCCGGGACGCGGTGGCCCGCGTGGCCCCGGCGCGCGGGCGGGCCTCCGGAGCGGCCCCCGCGGCCGGCCACGGGGCCTACGCCCGAGGCGGCCGCTCCGGCCGCGGGCTGCGCACCGCGCTCGTGCTGGGTCTGGTGGCCCTCGCCGTCGTGGTGGGGGCGGCGTGGCTGACGCGCGGGCTGTTCGCGCCGGCGGACCGTCCCGAGGCCTCGGGCGAGGACGTCACGTTCACCGTCCGCCCCGGGGAGGACCTGGGCTCGATCGCCGCCCGGCTCGACGAGCGCGGCATCGTGGCCTCGGACCGCGCGGTGCTGGCGGCCGCGGAGGAGGCCGGCGAGACCTCGGTCGGGGCGGGGGACTACGTCCTGCGCGAGCGGATGCCCGCGGCGGACGCGCTGGCGGTCCTGCAGGGCCGGGCCGACGGCGCCGCCCACTACGTGCTCGTGGGCCGCGGCCAGTGGCTCGACGAGGCCCTCGACGCCCTGGCCGAGTCCACCGGCATCCCGCGGGCGGAGTTCGACGCGGCCGCGGCGGACCCCACGGCGTACGGCGTGCCGGCCGAGGCCCCGAGCCTCGAGGGCTGGCTGGACCCCGGCGAGCACTATCCGCCCGTGGACGCGGGCGCCGAGGACATCCTGGCCGAACTGGTCAAGCCCCGCCTGGCGTTCCTCGAGCAGCACGGGGTGACGGACCCGGCCGAGCAGCAGCGGGTGGTCACCGTCGCCTCCATCCTGGAGGCCGAGGCCCTGCCGAAGGACTACCCCCGCGTGGCCGGCGTGATCGAGAACCGCCTGGCGGACGTGGACGCGGAGACCCGGGGCCTGCTCCAGGTGGACTCCACCGTCAACTACGGCCTCGGCCGCCGGAACCTGCAGTTCACCTCCGCCCAGCGCGCGGACGAGTCCAACCCGTACAACACCTACCAGCACCGGGGCCTGCCGCCCGGGCCCATCGGGATGCCCTCGGACGCCGCGGTGGAGGGCGCCCTGGACCCGGTGCCCTCGGAGGACCTCTACTGGGTGACCGTGGACATCGCCACCGGACGCACGGAGTTCTCCCAGACCTACGAGCAGCACCGGGAGTACCAGGAGCAGTTCCGCCGGTACTGCGCCCAGAACCCGGAGATCTGCTCGTGA